A genomic stretch from Acetomicrobium sp. S15 = DSM 107314 includes:
- a CDS encoding branched-chain amino acid ABC transporter substrate-binding protein produces MKRFSMAFLAVFVFFAMSSAAGAAEAVKIGLQAPITGQWAYEGQMARQSVEVALQMIAEEGGILGGKEIELVVADDASNPKDSALAAQRLVSQKVAAVIGTYGSSVNEPAADIYEQNKMVDIAYGSTAVKLTMAKERKYFFRTCGRDDAQGQFFAQYAVEVMGAKRIAIMHDNTTFAKGVAEEAKNALKPYIEVGKAELVYYDAIAPGEKDFSPSITKLREAKPDVWYFTGYYPEAGLLVRQGRDAGVTCPFVGGNAAINSDFVKIAGLEYAKGSLLTQEPMPSDLDTPKSKRFLELYRSKHGDIPSSPWPVYAADAAFALAWAIDKAGPADSDAIASVLRNQMEGCTGVTGAIAFTERGDRKGVPYKMYVVDGEGNIVLYKP; encoded by the coding sequence ATGAAGAGGTTTTCGATGGCATTTTTAGCGGTTTTCGTTTTTTTTGCGATGTCGAGCGCGGCAGGCGCTGCGGAGGCGGTGAAGATAGGCCTTCAGGCTCCGATCACGGGTCAGTGGGCTTATGAAGGACAAATGGCGAGGCAGTCCGTCGAGGTGGCTCTTCAGATGATCGCCGAGGAGGGCGGCATCCTGGGCGGCAAAGAGATCGAGCTTGTCGTAGCTGATGATGCGTCAAACCCCAAGGATAGCGCGCTGGCAGCCCAAAGGCTCGTGTCTCAGAAGGTGGCGGCAGTCATAGGTACCTATGGCTCATCGGTCAACGAGCCCGCCGCCGACATCTACGAGCAAAACAAGATGGTGGACATTGCCTACGGTAGCACGGCGGTCAAGCTCACCATGGCCAAAGAGCGCAAGTATTTCTTCCGCACCTGTGGTCGCGACGATGCCCAAGGGCAGTTTTTCGCCCAGTATGCAGTTGAAGTCATGGGGGCCAAGCGGATAGCGATCATGCACGACAATACCACCTTTGCGAAGGGCGTGGCCGAGGAGGCGAAGAACGCCTTAAAGCCCTATATCGAGGTAGGTAAGGCAGAGCTCGTATACTACGACGCCATAGCGCCGGGCGAGAAGGATTTCTCACCCTCGATCACGAAACTCAGGGAAGCGAAGCCCGATGTGTGGTATTTCACCGGGTATTATCCTGAGGCGGGGCTTTTGGTGCGCCAGGGGCGCGATGCCGGCGTGACCTGTCCCTTCGTCGGCGGTAATGCGGCCATCAACAGCGACTTCGTGAAGATTGCCGGCCTTGAGTACGCCAAAGGCTCCTTGCTCACTCAAGAGCCGATGCCCAGCGACTTGGATACGCCGAAGTCCAAGCGTTTCCTCGAGCTTTATCGTTCCAAACACGGCGATATTCCTTCGAGCCCCTGGCCGGTATACGCCGCCGATGCGGCCTTTGCGCTTGCATGGGCCATCGATAAAGCGGGTCCCGCCGATTCCGATGCGATCGCATCTGTCTTGCGCAACCAGATGGAAGGGTGCACCGGTGTGACCGGAGCGATAGCTTTCACCGAGCGAGGCGACAGGAAGGGAGTTCCCTATAAGATGTATGTCGTCGACGGCGAAGGCAATATAGTGCTTTACAAGCCTTAG
- a CDS encoding ABC transporter permease subunit has protein sequence MGVFLEQLVNGLTIGSFYALVALGYSMVYGVMKLINFAHGDLFALGSYVGYAILVYGSCIITRTFGVWAGMAIAMACAFLLVGAAGLAMERIAYRPVTAAGRLPLVVSALGVSIFLENAIMAIWGPRYQAYPATVVPSVSWNIAGLRITAMQSFILLFSLFLMAMLYYIVQKTRFGAAIRATALDREMATMLGVDVDAVIRFIFFLGPALGGMAGIMNGMYYRQISFAMGWNYGLKAFTATILGGIGNIPAAMVGGLLLGILEMLGAAYISSAWKDVFTFLVLILVLIVRPTGLVGERIAEKV, from the coding sequence GTGGGCGTATTTTTAGAACAGCTCGTTAACGGGCTTACTATCGGTTCGTTTTATGCCCTTGTAGCCTTGGGGTATTCGATGGTCTACGGCGTGATGAAACTCATAAATTTTGCCCACGGGGATCTCTTTGCCTTGGGTAGTTATGTTGGTTATGCTATTCTCGTCTACGGTTCGTGCATCATAACGCGCACCTTCGGCGTTTGGGCCGGCATGGCCATCGCCATGGCGTGCGCGTTTCTTTTGGTGGGGGCTGCCGGCTTGGCCATGGAGAGGATCGCGTACAGGCCTGTCACGGCAGCCGGGCGGCTTCCTCTCGTGGTCTCCGCGCTCGGCGTTTCCATATTCCTTGAGAACGCCATCATGGCCATATGGGGGCCTCGTTACCAAGCTTACCCTGCGACCGTCGTGCCCTCTGTGTCGTGGAATATAGCGGGATTGCGCATCACGGCCATGCAATCTTTCATTTTGCTATTTTCTCTTTTTCTCATGGCGATGTTATATTACATCGTGCAGAAGACCAGATTCGGGGCTGCAATTCGCGCGACGGCCTTGGATCGAGAGATGGCCACGATGCTCGGAGTGGATGTCGACGCGGTGATTCGGTTCATATTTTTCCTGGGGCCGGCTTTGGGAGGCATGGCGGGAATTATGAACGGCATGTACTATCGCCAGATCTCCTTTGCCATGGGTTGGAATTACGGGCTCAAAGCCTTTACCGCCACCATCTTGGGCGGCATAGGAAATATCCCTGCCGCCATGGTGGGCGGCCTGCTTTTGGGCATCCTGGAGATGCTGGGGGCCGCTTACATCTCAAGCGCGTGGAAAGATGTCTTTACCTTTCTCGTCCTGATCCTGGTCCTCATCGTCCGTCCGACCGGACTTGTGGGCGAGCGGATTGCCGAGAAGGTGTAG
- a CDS encoding ABC transporter permease subunit → MKKFLLAAAVAFFLLYPFLVSAYLIDVAFFFGIYALLGLSLNIVLGEVGLFDLGHAAFYAVGAYATAILNVRFGVPVMYLIPVSALVSATFAYLVVSPIIHLRGDYLCVVTIGIGEIVRLALINNPFEITGGPNGITGVSMPALGPFVISSPRGYYFYVWIIIAISIAALVRLQRSRLGRAWNCVREDEIAAESSGIDVRHYKLLAFVLGAALAGVAGNIYASKIMVVSPESFTFMESSLLFCIVLLGGLGSIPGTIAGAGIVSVFPEIFRAVANFRMLFFGGALVAMMILRPGGIWPRKREGAAFGSFLDIGAAAVDAGGSGPSLELKPRWDERNLAEGDEVLRVENLTMRFGGLVAVRDFHMVVRRKEATSLIGPNGAGKTTVFNVVTGIHKPAKGRILFFGKDVTGLKPHSITSLGMARTFQNIRLFPNLTCMENVMAGSHCCGRSGVWSSLWRTPEERREEAELLKKAAYRLNQVGLWPHRDDLARSLPYGKQKWLEIARALASDPLLLILDEPSSGLNDKETEELMDFLKKLTKDEGLTLLLIEHDMNVVMGISDKVVVMDMGVKIAEGLPREIYNNPRVIEAYLGKDE, encoded by the coding sequence ATGAAGAAATTCCTCCTTGCGGCTGCTGTGGCATTTTTTCTGCTCTATCCTTTCCTTGTGAGCGCCTATTTGATAGATGTGGCATTTTTCTTCGGTATTTATGCGCTGCTGGGCTTGAGTCTCAATATAGTCTTGGGCGAAGTGGGGCTATTTGACTTGGGACATGCCGCGTTTTACGCTGTTGGCGCTTATGCGACGGCGATTTTGAACGTTCGCTTCGGCGTTCCCGTGATGTACCTTATCCCGGTGAGCGCATTGGTTTCCGCAACTTTTGCCTATCTTGTAGTCTCGCCTATCATCCACCTGCGCGGCGATTATCTTTGTGTCGTGACGATTGGCATAGGGGAGATCGTCAGGTTGGCCTTGATCAATAACCCCTTCGAAATAACGGGCGGCCCAAACGGTATTACGGGCGTGAGCATGCCGGCTTTGGGCCCTTTCGTCATCAGTTCGCCAAGGGGTTATTACTTCTACGTCTGGATCATCATAGCTATCTCCATTGCGGCGCTCGTTCGTCTTCAGCGTTCGCGCTTGGGCAGGGCGTGGAACTGCGTAAGGGAGGACGAGATCGCTGCCGAAAGCTCAGGAATAGACGTGCGCCACTATAAACTCTTGGCTTTTGTCCTCGGCGCGGCCCTTGCCGGTGTAGCCGGAAACATCTACGCCAGCAAGATCATGGTGGTCTCTCCCGAAAGCTTTACGTTTATGGAGTCGTCTTTGTTGTTTTGTATAGTTCTGTTAGGCGGATTGGGGTCCATCCCCGGCACGATAGCAGGTGCCGGCATCGTGAGCGTATTCCCGGAGATATTTAGGGCGGTGGCCAATTTCCGAATGCTCTTTTTCGGCGGCGCCCTGGTAGCCATGATGATCCTTCGTCCGGGCGGCATATGGCCCAGGAAGAGGGAAGGCGCGGCGTTTGGCTCTTTTTTGGATATAGGCGCAGCGGCCGTGGACGCCGGGGGAAGTGGGCCCTCGCTGGAGCTTAAACCGCGTTGGGATGAACGCAACCTGGCAGAGGGCGACGAGGTTCTTCGGGTTGAAAATCTTACGATGCGCTTCGGTGGCCTGGTAGCGGTTCGCGATTTTCACATGGTCGTAAGGAGGAAAGAGGCGACCAGCCTCATAGGTCCGAATGGGGCGGGCAAAACGACCGTGTTCAATGTGGTGACCGGCATCCATAAACCCGCAAAAGGGAGGATCCTCTTCTTTGGGAAAGATGTCACCGGCCTCAAGCCGCATTCCATAACGAGCCTCGGCATGGCTCGAACGTTTCAAAATATTCGCCTATTCCCAAATCTTACGTGCATGGAAAACGTCATGGCCGGCTCCCACTGCTGTGGGAGGAGCGGAGTATGGTCTTCCCTATGGCGCACCCCCGAAGAGCGCCGGGAGGAGGCGGAGTTGCTGAAAAAAGCTGCCTATCGCCTGAATCAGGTGGGGCTTTGGCCCCATCGCGACGATCTGGCCAGAAGCCTTCCCTATGGCAAGCAGAAATGGCTCGAGATAGCGCGAGCGTTGGCATCCGATCCGCTGCTTTTGATACTCGATGAGCCATCATCCGGACTCAACGATAAAGAAACTGAGGAACTGATGGATTTCCTAAAGAAGCTGACAAAAGACGAAGGGTTGACCCTTTTATTGATAGAACACGATATGAACGTGGTGATGGGCATTTCTGACAAGGTAGTGGTGATGGACATGGGAGTGAAGATCGCCGAAGGACTGCCGCGGGAGATATACAATAATCCCCGGGTAATAGAAGCTTATTTGGGCAAGGATGAATAA
- the dut gene encoding dUTP diphosphatase, producing the protein MDTEEGMITVKVARKREALSCKLPSYVTLGASGMDLPAAEEVTINPGEWVSVGTGLCIELPSGYEGQVRPRSGLALKWGVTVLNAPGTVDSDYRGEVRVILINHGKDPFHIEVGDRIAQLVIAPVARGELQVVDELSYTERGKGGFGSTGL; encoded by the coding sequence ATGGATACAGAAGAAGGGATGATAACCGTTAAAGTAGCACGGAAGCGTGAAGCGCTGTCGTGCAAGCTTCCCTCTTACGTGACGCTCGGCGCTTCCGGTATGGACCTGCCGGCGGCGGAAGAAGTGACGATAAATCCTGGAGAGTGGGTCTCCGTGGGAACTGGCTTATGCATTGAACTTCCATCGGGTTACGAAGGGCAAGTCCGTCCCCGCAGTGGGCTCGCTTTGAAGTGGGGAGTTACGGTCTTAAACGCTCCCGGTACCGTGGATTCCGACTACAGGGGCGAGGTGAGGGTGATCCTCATAAATCACGGCAAGGACCCTTTCCATATCGAAGTCGGCGACAGGATCGCCCAATTAGTCATTGCTCCCGTGGCGCGGGGGGAGCTGCAGGTAGTAGACGAGCTTTCATACACGGAGAGGGGAAAGGGCGGTTTCGGTAGCACGGGGTTGTAG